In the genome of Impatiens glandulifera chromosome 6, dImpGla2.1, whole genome shotgun sequence, the window CAGTATCGTCACACCTGATCCAATTAGAACATTTATATTCCAAAGACAGTTAATAAGTTTCAAATATTAGaaggaataaaaaataaagcgCCTCACCGGGCACGGTTGAGTTCCCAGGCGGCAACAAGATAAATGTTGCGTCGGTAAGATTAGCGTTGAGACCATCTATGACGGGTCCAAGCCTGCTGTTGAAGAGCTCGGCATAGTCATTGATGAAACCCACACAAGCTGATCCATTAATGCCCATTACACCCGGTAAACAACCCAATAGGCCCACTTCTGATACCCCAATTTTCCTTGCTCCTAGTTTGTACAATTTcttaggaaaataaaaaaaattaaaatttttccCATTAACTTTAAGTGTATAATATTATTGAGTACCTACCTTTAATTGATGGGAGAATTTTTGGACTAGAAGTGTTGCGTATTGTTCGGGGGTGTATAATTGGCTCGTGGGATAGTTTGACGAAAGATAATTGTTGAGATAGTCGTTATTTCCCATTCCAACCGTGTACAAACATCGGTTTAGGTGACGATCGGCTAATTCTTTACTTCGTAGCTTATTGGCAATTCGGTTCACGATTGACCTATGGTTACGCAACTGCTTGTTCAAGCTAATAACTTCACCCTATAGAAAATAACATCATACTTAATTAGTTAGTAAAGTTAATGTCATTAAGAAAGATCGACAAAGATAGAATAGTACCAAACTTTGTCCCGTCATATCAAGAATGCCCGCACCACCGGATCCATAGTTCACGCCGGTGAGAATGCTTTCTTCTCTAGCTGTGGCGAAGGGAGGAATTCTACGCTTGAAGCCTAAGAATTCGGCTAAAAGAATTACAAGTGAAACCACATTTTAGTCCTTTTACaaaattcatcaaaaacaaatgCAAGGAAATAATGAAGAGTTCAATACCAAGAAAGTCCACGTAAGTTCGGCCATTGGAAAACCTTCCGGTCGGGCCTCGAGGAAAATCGATGCCGTAAGGAGCAAAGTTGGCTTTGGCCGATGTTTGAAGATGGTTATTGTTACCGTTATCAACCAACGAGTCTCCAAATATGAAGTAGCATGGCACTTGTGGCTTCCTTGAAAATTGGTTCTCCTATAAAATAGTATATCTCCAAATATAATaagtaatttgatttttatattcaaatattcaataaaatgaGACACAAGAATTATATTCATTAcgtaatttgtttgttttatatgGTAAGTACTGATAAATCTACCAATgcaatatataattgattagtTCGTATTTTCagatctattttaaaaaaattacattatttgtTTTCTATCAAATCTATAAGAAATCTAGTTTTCTATGTAGGTTAGAAATTGTtctatctaaaattattttaaaaaaaatcatttttaacgAAACATATCCATATAGGTAGGTtagacaattttattttaaaatcctattattttattgaaattgtggtgttttaaaataaattatgtaaatggtagtttatttcatatatatatatatatatatatatatatatatatatatataataaaaaataaaatataaaaaatatattgataatttaataataattaattaagagagtTGTTTTTTAGtactataaataataatgaaaattaaataataatagtttatttagattatttatcATCCACGTCAAACAAACATTTGTGGACAAGGCAACTAAAAAAGGCCGTTTCTAGCAATtgcattttatttaatcaaacaatCTCAGGGCTTGTTTTATATAGgtatatagaaataaaaatattttattttacttaatattttaaatttgtttgaaaataaaaattagagtgaatttaatcatttttaacaaagaaaatattaatttgatgtGAATTCTTTGTGTACTTATCTTATTGTATAGTTTTATCATCCAAACGTTAcctttcttcaattttttattactaaaattataattttcttctcTTGATAGAGTAactacaaataaaataagaaccGACACTTTATTAGTAAGATaagatgaattatatataaaaatgacatTTCGAATTTTAATtagctgaaaaaataaaaaatttacatatttttttttcttttttcagcCATTGACGTGATTTTACGAATACAATAGATTATGTTGATtgcaatctatatatatataatgatgcttaatttttaaagtgtctgaattacCGGGTCGTgaattaccgggtcgagagctgtggttaatttggatatatgtgagagtaaatgtatatttgggtcgaattgtgggttaacttgcccataaatatttttaccgtaatatttttttctcgattttttatattattactttttgcacgggatacatactagttatatatataagattgtGAGATAGttgtttaaattgattatattttcaaataaaccatgGAAATGCAATAAATCTAGTTTGatttgggattatttgaaaaatgaccATCAGACAATCGAATGAGAGTCTGGTCTAATTAGGTGTGTACCTTTAGCAGTAGTAATGAGTCGGGTTGAAACCCTTGAATCAGCCATTGAAGATTCTTTCTACCATCACTGAGGAAGAAGAACATCACACAGACCAGAATTCCAAACCCAGAAATCACAGCCGTCGAATTTCTAGCCATTGTTGATTACAAGATCCAACAGCAATGACTCAAGTTTTAGTTTGAGagggagaagaagaaagataatTTGGAATATGCATTGATTGCCGACAGAgataacatatttataaggttataaatacatattttaaataaatataattgtagaataaatgttaaattttatattaatgagCTATAGAGAAACTTAGACCATTCTTAATTTTAACtcacaataatatatatttactctaatcagatcatttaaaattttaaaaattatgtagttattttctaacaaaataaataaataaatcatgtcTTAAACTAAGACCTTAACCGACCTCTAGTAGATGCcgaaataatttaacatatacCAAATTGAGCTTAGCCTCAATTACCAAAAATTGTGAATAATGTATCATAATggaataaatgtatataaaagtTATACTAGGCTTAAGTCCAGactaaaacaatataaatgatTACCCATCAAATCTTGGATTTGTTTATTGTTTTGGaggggaagaatgtcaattttacacagcaagttgtaagaaggtgtcaaatttatttattaagtatcaaaattttatttatatatatcaatttgtcaaaaagtgtcaaatttgtttaaaataatgaaaatgttaAACACCGTCAAAATcttttgccacatgtaatatccttctattttttatttttatttttaaattaacattacattaattattttttcattcaaacaaaatattaaaattttttcttttttctctctttatccTATAAGTATCGAaaagattttaatgttttgtttaaatgaaaaataattaaagtaatgtcattttttttaaaaagaaaaatatgtgaatattaaatgtgacaaaaaatttgaaagtgtTTAACATTTccattaatttaaacaaatttacacttttgacaagttaaaatatataaatagaatttttttacttaataacTAAATTCAACACATTCttgtaaaattagtattttttttttaaataacttttattttatgtgaTAGAATTGGTAAACAAAATTTCCAATTATACCTTCTctctcctatatatatatatatatatttttttaaataaaataatttaatttataataaattaaatttaaaaatataataaaaaattacaaatatgttaatattaatttttattaatatataaataaaaattaaataaatactaattttataaatcactactattataatataaatattatataagttaatatagtatattataattttatttatattttgtatatatttttatttaatataaataatataaaaattatacattaaataaattttataagataataactaaaaattattagaatatttatttagaataattatttaaagttagtgtataccaaaataaaattaaataattattttataaatattttatttaaatgagatatattataaattaattaatattttttatttaaatatatttaactttattttctagtataactatatatttaaattatttaaaatttaaatttatattagataatatattaggttataattttatttttagtttgaatttattttaatttaatataatttaatataatttttttaaatgaaataagttattaatttattttatatgaaaataaattttataatgtaatcaaataaatataagatatatatattaatattattttttaataatataaaataaaatatttaagtaaagaataattttgatattttaattaataaaatgattaatttgatgtggaatgagatggtttaGTTTTAGAATAAAATCTGAATTTTATCCGAATATCAAACAAGCATTTAAATGAGAATAATAATTTCTAAGCCAAATTACATCACACTATTAACATTGATGTGATGTGAAAATAAGATCGAAATATTGATTGTACTTGGTCAATAAGTTAATTGAAATGCCATTCAAccctattttatttaatcaaagtCAGTAAAGAATATTAATGTTAGTTTAAAACTAATGCATTAATAACAAAATCAGCATCGTTAATGTGAAATCTGTCCTCAATTGTCGACAATCTAAAGCTTATAATGTACATTAATGAATGGGTCCGATCCACAACCCTCTCtcacaataaataataattccaATACACATAAACACAAATCATCCCTGATCCCGTGTTGTCCATATATGAAGTTTGATAAgatgataatatataaattaataatagaacAACCAAGAACCATCTAAATAATGCATCTATGAGGATTGGGCTATGAGGATATGGATATGAGGATATGAATATGGATATGAGGATAGGGTTATGAGGATAAGACTATGCacgtttttaaaatattatgttagtATTATGGTTAAGAGAAAAATGTTacatataaatcaaataaagtaCAATGTACAAAGAATGAAATTATCGTAATACAATGTTTATTTGAGGCACGTGTTAGACACATTTGcattaaaacagtttcaccgtctcccgtttgtgctagagcttatcgcAGATGTCTGTCTCCCAAGATAAAACAAATCTAGTATGTGCATAATCACTACTCAACAAATTTGACCAACGTACCTGAATTATCACCAAGTTTCAGCGAAAACTTTCaagtgaagaactcgaagaacactcacaacaAACACTTACAAAGATAATGAAAGAACTCTTGGAATTTTTTAGTAAGAAATGATAAGATGATGTGTCGataaaaattaaagtgaaaGGATATATATAGCtgaaaattaaactctaaaatCATTCCTCAAATCTTTAATTCAACGACCATTAATCTATCATTTAATTGCATCTAGAATAATTATCAACAGcaacaattaattataacacTGAATGTATTCAGTATTTGAAAAACTCCTCCATAATTTCTATCAAATACTCGCATCAACTTTTCTAACATATTTACAATAATCTCATCtgtatctatttatttatttaggatcttatttatttattttatgtccgatatttaattaattcaagattcgctttaacatcatttctttaattaattattttattttaaatctcgTGTAATGAACTCATTTATGAATTTTAGAAATCGTTTTTAAAATAGACTCGAGATTTTTTAAAGTTTCAAATTTGAAGAGTGTAAAATAGGAGTATTACATAATTCTTTTCTTGGATGAAGTTTGAAGATAGTCTTTCAATTTTTGTAAGACACACATCCAAGTTTGAGATATAGGCACCACACTTGTAACACTtcaatttataactttttcaaACTTATTATTAATCTAGAAAGCAATAAAATGATAGAAGTATATAACCTGACGCAGTTCGCATTTACCGTCTTCCCTACTTTGATATTCATTGAACAAATCTCGTGGTGTCTAGATCTAAGAAACTATTTGTATGATATCACATGATTGTATTTTCATAAttgtagaatgggctcctcttgtatggtcaacgaaaaTTATCCCTAGACatcagttcatcctatggctcacCTTCTGAAAAAGACTCAGCattcgtgatcgtatcagcaagtatatgagcatctcgGAGACGAGCTGTCTACTATGTagagaaatgaagaaaccatagatcaacTATTCgagagctgctgtattgcttcagagctttgggacaaattctataaaagtttggagctgatcagtttcccgagcgaatgaaatggaatcaaagatgcagcactactcaaagccaagggaaatagatttgcaacaagcgtgttcaagtgcggctttggaataatggtgtataacatttgtcaagaacagaatgcaagggtatatggcagaacccgcaggagcgttgaagtgttatgaaaagatattgtatcggattgtaacgccctcgcgggaacatgaacaagaattccaagcacagagaagaactggaatatctgtaggaactggaatttaccgttttttaaactcactagaattgaaagcattgtaatcagataattcatttacgtttttagctttttagtttttattcagaatgttacgacttcaaaatcaatctagccctgtctagaataatctcttaaactcgtggtttttttcccattttttggaatttttaataaaattacgctaagtcgtttttccaaaaaataagtACCCCGTTTTTTACCCTAAAAGGGGTTAGTTTTGAACACaatctaaaaaatttataagatgGAATAGCATGGACTAACTTTAAATCAAAGCTAGAAGTGTGGTTAAACATTATGTTTTTACCTGTCAATGACTAGATTAAAACTTAAGCTAATAATATACAACTTTTACCCACGAGGGCTATCTTTAAATCTAAGCTAGAAGTATTTGGAACATTTTAGCTTTTATTCGACAAGGAATATATCTAAACATAAGCTACAAGTATGATGAAAAGTTTTAGTTTTTACTCGGCAAGGACTAGCTTTATAAATATAAGCTAAAAGATTGGTGAAACACATTAGCTATTAGCTTTAACCTGACTATTGAGAATGGATTTACAATattactaatataatatattaatggtACACAATCTTGGTACAAGGAAATGATATATTCAACAAATTGAAACTATATCTTTTGGCGTATAATcttgattttatgaaataagattaacacaaaaggcaagtaaatattttgttatgaaaatacaattaaaaaaatggtaagaatattttggAAGCTCTTTGATAGATTTGTACAAGATATTGATATTGGCATAATTGAGGTTTATTTAAAGGTGCAGTCAGACACTTTAGAAAGCCAAGTCTTTGTTTTAAGAGCATTGCTTCCTTGTGAGTTGTGTGTGAGCTTCTATTATGAGAGAATCATTATAATACTCCCATAAtaatcttgataataaagttgagagCTTCTTGTGCTTCGAAAGTGAATGTAGGCCTATTTTGgccgaaccactataaatcttgtgtttgcgttctttaattgttttatttcgtTTCCACAATTATTTGGCATTGTTATTGTTTTTGCATTAAGGGATACTTCATCTCATGTTATCCCAACAAGTAGTATCAGAGAGAGACTATTTGAAAGGAGAGGAAGATAAAAAGCTTGAATAATCCTTCGAGAGTTATTGATAAGTTCTAGAGAGGTTTCCAAAAGATGTTCAAGTTGTAGTTCTTGTTGGTATGAATGAGTGTCAAGTTTAAGGTGGAAAAAGTACGAGTTACTTGATGTCCAAGGAACAAACCAAGAAGGCAAATTGTACACAAAAAATACAATGGAGAAGACATATTTGCAAGTGGTAAACAACATCATGAGAAAGAAGGCAAAATAGTAAGACTTCTAAGTCTATGTTAaagactaaagaaaagataaagTGTTTACGGTGTTAATAGGAATGACACTTCAGAAAAGTCTGCCTAAAACTAAAGAAGCATAATAGAAAAGGTTAGCTTGAAAGGCAAGAGATGGACCATTGCTGGTGAGCAATAATGTACTTTAGTTTTTATGGAATgagtaaataaaaacaatgtgtATTCTCTATAAGGTAACTCACAAGTATGTTTAGTTATTATCTCCGAGGTCACTCAATATACTTCAAAGTTCTAGCATCTGAGGCTTGGTCTCAAAGTCTTGCAAGAATTGTGTAAGAAAGAAATTCTTGATACAAGAACTTTAACTCATGGTAATGCAAGGGAAGTTGAATCCAAAGGCAaagaaatcatttttaattgGATTTTCAGAGAATGTCAAAGAGTATAAAGTTTGGCTAGAAGAAGGTGGAGATAATATTATGCTAAGTCGAGGTGTAAAGTTGGACAAAGCTGGATCATACACAATGAAGACACAAGTTTGACAAAGTTGTGATTCAAGAAGAATCACAACTCGAGGTGGAGACATGTCATCAAAAAGGCATACTATCAAGGAAGAATTGTCatggaaccattcaaatttcttctaATATTAAGGAGGAGGATGACCTTGGTGAGGAGGTATTCTTGACCATGGATTTAGGAAAAACATTTACACAACAAGTCTTATAAAAAAAGGTGTGGACCGATGACGACATTATTGACATGTTAACAATGAAATCATTCGGGCCAAATTGTAAGATTGCGTTGAGTTGgcgggtgattaaggattgatATATTGCTAGTTAACACACAAAAAGAATGAAAGACCAAAAGGAGGAAGAATAATGGAAGAAACTTATAAGTTTAGATGGATACATCATGAAACAACTCTCAAACAAACCAAAAAGAAATAATTGCATTATCTTTCAATGTGAGAAGATGAATAAGACTTTGAGTGAgtttcctagtcatgaaaaaggggctagatgggaGGCTCGGTTAATTCAAATGTGATAATTTGAGTACTTCTTttattctatcttaattgtcATGCATTGTGGATCATAGTTAAGATTAATGATAGGAttgatttgtcatcttattAAGAAGAggattgagaccttgaatgtCATTCCTAGTTATGAAAAAGGGTTAGATGAGAGTCTTAAACAATTCGAAGGTGAATGAGATCATTGAATTGTCATATGATGCGAGAAGATGAATGAGACCTTAAATGTGATTCCTAGTCAATATAGGGGCTAAATGAGAGGCttgatcaattcaaatggaaggacATTCGTGATTTCTTATAAAGAAACTATGAAAATTGGTGAAAACAATTGAAGCCGGTTAGTGagtcttgaaataatattcttgaatTGTTAGTTGTTTTGACATTATACAAAAACTAGTAGTTTTAAGTTAATTTGTTCAATGAGAAGTATGcggttcaagttggttgagtgTGCAAAGTTCAAGTCATGATGGGTGGCAAATGTTTTGATAAATCTTGAGCTTGAGTAAAGAGATGTCACTAGatacataattatttgttatgaagtaaGTGATGAAAGTTCGTCTAGGGTCTTCTCGGATTTTgattaatatcttattttgagaaaGTAACGATGGATGTTCGTCTTGGGTGTCCTCGGtttcgatagatatctgattttgaagaAGTAGACGATGGAAATTTGTCTTGGGTCTTCTTGGCTTTCGATTAGTAACTTGTTTTGAGGAAGTAGGTGATGCAAGTTCGTTTTGGATGTACTCAGTTTTCgacatatatttaattttgaaaaagacgAAGATAGAGAGAGTGAGGTGAATCAAGACGAAGATAGGTGTTAGgaagaaaatatatgtttttcaaCTATTTTCTCTTCACTCCTTAGATACCTACGATTAAGCATTTCTACAATTTGTGAAGATACATTTCATATGTATTTACCATCTTTCATGATAATGTTATTTTTGAGGATTTAGGTAATCTATTATATTGTAAATTCCAGAGACAAGAACAAGACAAAGAGAGGGAGATGAATCAAGTCGAATGTAGGTGTTAGAAAGAAGATATATGTTTCTTCAACTACTTTCTCTTCACTTCCTAGATACCTAGGTTTAAGTATTTCCAACATTGGTGAAgattcattttatatgtatgtaccatatttgatgttgatgatgtttttgaaaGTTTATATAATCCGTTAGATTGTAAATCTTAGTTTGCAAAAATATTGGGTAATCCATTATATGTGATATAGTGGATGACTTAAGCGGCCTAAAAGTTtcgtaattttattttgtagaagGTGTTTACCACGCTAAAGTTCGATGTGGGGTTATACATTGAAAGGAGAATAATCGAGCAAagaaaaattgttataaaaaatgtGACAATGTTACTGATATGCTGGTAGTTCCTGGATTTTTGCTTTTTGACAAAGTAAATAATGGAATATAAGAGGGAAATAACTTGTAAATCAAGGTGGAgtgttaaaaatgaatttacaatattacaaaaatgATATATTCATGGTACACAATCTTCGTACAAGTTAATGATATattcaacaaaagaaaattatatatttcggtgtataatcttgatattaagaaataaaattaatacaaaaggaAAGTAAATCTTTTGTTATGAAAATACAATTAGGaaatatggtaagaatattttggaatctctttgagaaaattaaacaaaataattatattgaccTAATTAGGGCTTATTTAACGGTACAGTTGGCCACTTTAGAAAGTCAAGTCTTTTCATTGAGAGTATTACTTCCTTGTGAGTTGTGTGAGCTTTTATTATGAGAGAATTATTGTAATACTCATATAACAatctttataataaatttaaaagtctCTTGTGCTTTGAAAGTGGATATAGGTTTGTTTTGACCGAACCACTACAAATTTTGGGTTTGCGTTCTTTAGTTGATTTCTTTCAATCCCGCAATTATTcggtgaaaaaaaattatgtgtaaagatttagatttaaattctagttatatatataactttaaagTCTTCACAACTATATAAAATCCCAAATAACTAGTTATGTAAaactaatttgataataaaattgaaaaaaaaaaatttaaattctgacttaaaaataaaatctttaaaaattttgGAGTTATTTTCCAAACAAGAACTTTCAATGATTTCTTAAACTAACTTTAAACCAACCTCTAGTGGATGGGAGATCATTCAAAATATACCAAATTCTGCTCCCAAAAGGCCTCAAATACCAAAAATTGTCGCATAATGTATCATAATggaacaaatatatataaaggtcTTAAGTTTTgcttaaatcaataaaattattacccatcaaatctttatatttctcaatcttttaaaaataataataatcttatataatGTCTCAAATTCACCAAATTAATGTTCTTGAAAGTGTTTGAATGAGATTAATAATTTCTTAGCCAAATTCCATAACACTATTAACATTTATGTAATGTGAAAATAAGATCAAAACATTCATTGTACTCGGtcaataagttaaataaaaatgtcattATTTATACTGTATATGGTTTCAAGACCCAAATCAAATTCAgtaaagattattaattttagtttaactaATGTATTAATAACAAAATCAACAACATCGTGAATGTGAAATCTGTCCTCACTAGTTGACAATCTTAAGCTTATAATGCCATTGAATGGGGTCCGATCCACAGCTCTCTTTCACAATAATTGATAATTACAGTACAATTAAAACACAATAGAAAGCATCACTTGTCAATATATGTAGTTTGATAAGatggtaataaataaataaataaataaataaataaataaataaataatagaacaACCAATGACAATCTAAATAATGCATCTATGAGGATAGGGTTATATGCGCGTTTAAAAAATGTCTCATCCCGATAAATTCATTCGAGACACGTTTTAGCATCATGCCTTACCTTCTTCTAAACTTTCAAGTGTAAGGATGATGAATTTTAAT includes:
- the LOC124942391 gene encoding GDSL esterase/lipase At1g29670-like; this encodes MARNSTAVISGFGILVCVMFFFLSDGRKNLQWLIQGFQPDSLLLLKENQFSRKPQVPCYFIFGDSLVDNGNNNHLQTSAKANFAPYGIDFPRGPTGRFSNGRTYVDFLAEFLGFKRRIPPFATAREESILTGVNYGSGGAGILDMTGQSLGEVISLNKQLRNHRSIVNRIANKLRSKELADRHLNRCLYTVGMGNNDYLNNYLSSNYPTSQLYTPEQYATLLVQKFSHQLKKLYKLGARKIGVSEVGLLGCLPGVMGINGSACVGFINDYAELFNSRLGPVIDGLNANLTDATFILLPPGNSTVPGVTILNAPCCNVTSSGECYPNQMTCKNRTSYYFWDAFHPTEQVYKSAALNVYNVISTSILKEKARTWRIFDQ